In Hahella sp. KA22, one genomic interval encodes:
- a CDS encoding tetratricopeptide repeat protein has product MKGDVTPTMNRMSVLLLILHCLCMLAGAVRAQETADELLHREALFHYYTNDFLQSLVLLENEHLGSNHVGNQYHNLNHILAIESGLEFGMRRNAESLLEHLQFTAREPEVKQQAQMIKGRLAYRDGEWGEAVELFAGAMKGMARDRKDEALYYMANSYLQLRRPQDAAKVLGEASQGSLWAAHGYYNLGVNYAADDPDSSRALVALRVATAMADDSYEGRELSDRVLLAAGHIALLDKDYNKALSFLKNVHASGPGAPAAIYDYGMAFAGLGRYRTAIQSWHRAKKFALTSSGVAETFQAIAYGYEQEKLRATAIDAYLEAIAVYEKEKRQVDEVVTEINAKGVLDLLLQAPLQNGEVEWYLATDLLTNTPKIAFVHYLMDKPDFFPFAKELLQMHGLLQSLQDGAQRMEIFSAALESRARQAKRDAAEALAKVRPQQLNQLVSERNALAKSAAEASDDQKALQLLALRDLDDALNKLKENFVSVQGGLHQGGDLYKTQLRKVAALQKEFSAMQRELAGKINDYDKKLSQLAVKLLQQHWREIDGYHVRSQLALVNLYDDLAVAELRKKQPVSPDAATAGEGAL; this is encoded by the coding sequence ATGAAAGGGGATGTAACGCCAACCATGAATCGAATGTCCGTCCTGCTTTTGATTCTGCATTGCCTGTGCATGCTCGCCGGCGCTGTGCGGGCGCAAGAAACCGCTGACGAATTGCTGCACCGGGAAGCCCTGTTCCACTATTACACCAATGACTTTCTACAATCCCTGGTGCTGTTGGAGAACGAGCACCTTGGCTCCAATCATGTGGGTAATCAATACCATAACCTGAACCATATTCTCGCTATCGAATCCGGTCTGGAGTTCGGTATGCGTCGTAATGCGGAGTCGCTCCTGGAGCATTTGCAATTCACCGCCAGAGAACCCGAGGTGAAACAGCAGGCGCAAATGATCAAGGGGCGTCTCGCTTATCGCGATGGCGAGTGGGGAGAGGCGGTGGAGTTGTTCGCGGGGGCGATGAAAGGGATGGCTCGGGATCGCAAAGACGAAGCTCTTTACTACATGGCGAACAGCTACCTGCAATTGCGGCGTCCGCAGGACGCGGCCAAGGTTCTCGGCGAGGCCTCCCAGGGAAGTCTGTGGGCTGCCCATGGTTATTATAACCTGGGAGTGAATTACGCCGCGGATGATCCTGATTCTTCTCGCGCGTTGGTCGCGCTTCGCGTCGCTACAGCCATGGCTGACGACAGTTATGAAGGGCGCGAGTTGAGTGATCGCGTCCTGTTGGCGGCGGGCCATATTGCTTTGCTGGACAAAGATTACAACAAAGCCCTGTCGTTCCTGAAGAACGTCCATGCTTCCGGTCCCGGAGCGCCGGCGGCGATCTATGACTACGGCATGGCGTTCGCGGGACTGGGGCGTTATCGCACTGCCATTCAATCCTGGCATCGGGCCAAAAAATTCGCCCTCACGTCCTCCGGCGTGGCGGAGACCTTCCAGGCCATCGCCTATGGTTATGAGCAGGAAAAACTGCGCGCCACCGCGATTGACGCTTATCTGGAAGCCATCGCTGTGTATGAGAAAGAAAAGCGCCAGGTTGACGAGGTCGTGACCGAAATCAATGCAAAAGGCGTGCTGGACTTGCTGCTGCAGGCGCCATTGCAGAACGGCGAAGTGGAATGGTATTTGGCCACGGATCTGCTCACCAATACGCCGAAGATTGCCTTTGTTCATTATTTGATGGATAAGCCTGATTTCTTTCCCTTCGCCAAAGAACTGCTGCAAATGCACGGCTTACTGCAGTCGCTGCAGGATGGCGCGCAACGCATGGAGATCTTCTCCGCCGCCTTGGAGAGCCGCGCGCGTCAGGCGAAACGGGACGCCGCTGAGGCGCTTGCAAAAGTGCGTCCGCAACAACTCAATCAACTGGTGTCGGAACGCAATGCGCTGGCCAAGTCCGCCGCCGAAGCTTCCGACGATCAAAAAGCGCTGCAACTGCTGGCGCTGCGAGACCTGGATGATGCATTAAACAAGCTAAAAGAGAATTTTGTCAGCGTTCAGGGCGGCTTGCATCAGGGTGGCGATCTCTACAAGACACAACTGCGCAAAGTGGCGGCCCTGCAGAAAGAATTCTCCGCCATGCAGCGGGAACTGGCGGGTAAAATCAACGATTATGACAAGAAACTGTCGCAACTTGCGGTCAAGTTGTTGCAGCAGCACTGGCGCGAAATAGACGGCTATCACGTGCGCAGTCAACTGGCGTTGGTGAATCTGTATGACGACCTGGCTGTGGCTGAGCTGCGTAAGAAGCAGCCCGTTTCGCCAGATGCGGCGACAGCCGGGGAGGGGGCGTTATGA